From the genome of Gemmatimonadaceae bacterium, one region includes:
- the bioF gene encoding 8-amino-7-oxononanoate synthase has protein sequence MPTRAIAQSSSALDTLLRRDLAVLDHADLRRETHAVRGRRGAAVSADGRAAVDFSSNDYLGLAGDPRIASAIAAALAREGTGAAAARLISGTNELHEQLERALAVFKGTEAALLFSSGYAANTGAIPALASRGDIIYADALNHASLIDGCRLSRAEVRIFPHLDVDRLDDLLRDDAGHTGRRWIVVDAVFSMDGDVFPLDALVALAREHGAYTYVDDAHGTGVLGATGRGSAEHYDVERDVDVAMGTLGKAMGTTGAFIAGSHPLRDWLLNRARAFVFTTAAPPALAAGTLEALRIVETEPWRRDALRANARSIRDGLRALGYDAAGSADGHIIPVIIRDAAETARLGAALRARGLLVGAVRPPTVPLGSSRLRITASAAHTLEQIARLLEALGDLLPRRGS, from the coding sequence ATGCCAACTCGTGCGATCGCACAATCTTCCTCGGCGCTCGATACTCTGCTTCGCCGCGACCTCGCCGTGCTCGACCATGCGGACTTGCGCCGCGAGACGCATGCGGTGCGCGGCCGCCGGGGCGCCGCTGTGTCCGCCGACGGGCGCGCGGCCGTCGACTTCTCGTCTAACGACTACCTGGGCCTGGCCGGCGATCCGCGTATCGCCAGTGCGATAGCGGCCGCGCTCGCGCGTGAAGGCACGGGGGCGGCCGCCGCCCGACTCATTTCCGGAACGAACGAGCTCCACGAGCAGCTCGAGCGAGCGCTCGCCGTGTTCAAGGGGACCGAAGCCGCGCTGCTCTTTTCCAGCGGCTACGCCGCCAACACGGGTGCGATACCGGCGCTCGCCTCCCGGGGCGACATCATTTACGCCGACGCCCTCAACCATGCGTCACTCATCGATGGATGCCGGCTGTCGCGCGCCGAGGTCAGGATCTTTCCGCATCTCGACGTCGATCGGCTCGACGATCTGCTGCGCGATGACGCCGGCCACACGGGTCGTCGATGGATCGTCGTCGACGCCGTGTTTTCGATGGACGGCGACGTCTTCCCCCTCGACGCGCTGGTGGCGCTGGCGCGCGAGCACGGCGCGTACACCTACGTCGACGACGCCCACGGCACCGGTGTGTTAGGCGCAACCGGCCGCGGGTCGGCCGAGCACTACGATGTCGAGCGCGACGTCGACGTCGCCATGGGCACCCTTGGCAAGGCTATGGGAACCACCGGCGCGTTCATCGCCGGCTCGCACCCGCTGCGCGACTGGTTGCTCAATCGCGCCCGCGCGTTCGTGTTCACAACCGCCGCGCCGCCCGCGCTCGCGGCGGGCACGCTCGAAGCCCTGCGCATCGTCGAGACGGAACCCTGGCGCCGCGATGCCCTGCGCGCCAACGCGCGCTCGATCCGCGACGGCCTGCGCGCCCTCGGCTACGATGCCGCCGGCAGCGCCGACGGGCACATCATTCCCGTGATCATCCGCGACGCCGCCGAAACGGCTCGGCTGGGCGCCGCGCTGCGGGCGCGCGGCCTGCTCGTCGGCGCCGTGCGGCCGCCGACCGTCCCGTTAGGCAGCTCGCGGCTGCGCATCACCGCCAGCGCGGCCCACACGCTCGAACAGATCGCGCGCCTGCTCGAAGCCCTCGGCGACCTGCTGCCGCGGCGCGGCTCGTGA
- a CDS encoding adenosylmethionine--8-amino-7-oxononanoate transaminase has translation MTAAAWAALDARYVWHPYTQHGTAPLPVPIVRAEGARLHTADGRVLLDAISSWWVTLHGHCNPAIAAAIAEQAATLEQVIFAGCTHEPAARLAAELVNVLPPGLTRVFFSDDGSTAVEVAVKTALQFWRNNGESRPLIAALEHAYHGDTFGAMSVSARGTFTDPFADRLWSVERLPDPVDGDTVAALRTLIDRRGSELAALIVEPLLLGAGGMRVWSEHTLRALAECCAKAHVLLIADEVLTGFGRTGPLFACARAGVAPDIMCLSKGLTGGALPLGATITTERIFEGFRSQDRRRTLFHGHSYTANPIACAAGRASLALLDADSARSREAIERAHREHMARLAAHPRVRRTRVLGTIAAFDVDGEEGYLSSVGSELGAFALRNGVLLRPLGNVVYVLPPFCTTADDLAVIYRVIERFLESR, from the coding sequence GTGACCGCCGCCGCGTGGGCCGCGCTCGACGCGCGATACGTCTGGCACCCGTATACCCAACACGGCACCGCACCACTGCCGGTCCCAATCGTCCGCGCCGAGGGCGCACGTCTGCATACCGCCGATGGTCGCGTCCTGCTCGACGCGATTTCCTCGTGGTGGGTCACGCTCCACGGGCACTGCAATCCGGCGATCGCCGCCGCAATCGCCGAGCAGGCGGCCACCCTCGAGCAGGTGATCTTCGCCGGGTGCACCCACGAACCCGCCGCGCGCCTCGCCGCCGAGCTCGTGAACGTGCTGCCGCCCGGCCTAACGCGCGTGTTCTTCTCCGACGACGGCTCGACCGCCGTCGAGGTCGCGGTCAAGACCGCGCTCCAGTTCTGGCGCAACAACGGCGAAAGCCGCCCGCTCATCGCCGCCCTCGAACACGCTTATCACGGCGACACCTTCGGCGCCATGAGCGTGAGCGCCCGCGGCACGTTCACTGATCCCTTTGCCGACCGCCTCTGGTCCGTCGAGCGGCTCCCCGATCCCGTCGATGGGGACACCGTCGCCGCCTTACGCACGCTCATCGACCGGCGCGGCTCCGAGCTCGCCGCCCTCATCGTCGAACCGCTGCTGCTCGGCGCCGGCGGCATGCGCGTCTGGTCCGAGCACACCTTGCGCGCGCTCGCCGAGTGCTGCGCCAAGGCGCACGTGCTCCTGATCGCCGACGAGGTGCTGACGGGGTTCGGACGCACGGGACCCCTCTTCGCCTGCGCGCGCGCCGGCGTCGCGCCCGACATCATGTGCCTGTCCAAGGGCCTAACGGGAGGCGCGCTCCCGCTCGGCGCCACGATCACGACGGAGCGCATCTTCGAGGGATTTCGGAGTCAGGATCGCCGGCGGACGCTGTTTCATGGACACTCGTATACGGCCAATCCCATCGCGTGCGCCGCCGGACGCGCCAGCCTCGCGCTCCTCGACGCCGACTCGGCGCGGAGCCGCGAGGCCATCGAGCGAGCGCATCGCGAGCACATGGCGCGGCTCGCGGCGCACCCGCGCGTGCGTCGAACGCGCGTGCTCGGCACCATTGCCGCATTCGACGTCGATGGCGAGGAGGGGTATCTCAGCTCCGTCGGCAGCGAACTTGGCGCATTCGCGCTCCGCAACGGCGTGCTGCTCCGCCCGCTCGGCAACGTCGTCTACGTGCTGCCGCCGTTCTGCACCACCGCCGACGATCTCGCCGTGATCTATCGCGTCATCGAGCGCTTTCTCGAGTCCAGATGA
- the bioD gene encoding dethiobiotin synthase, giving the protein MIRLGVTGTDTGVGKTTVSRALLGLMRADGLRVAAMKPVETGVAADDPASDARALASAAGTAAPMRDVCPIVLGEPLAPWMAARRAGRAISMDVLDGAQRRLSTDADAVLVEGAGGVLVPITERDTYVTLFRRWALDAIVVAANRLGAINHTLLTVYALRDAAVPVLGVVLNEIDGAPPDVARATNLESLQALLPDTPVVSFPWLPAPADHASLARTAAASRLRELIARARLGHSVDEGRVNR; this is encoded by the coding sequence ATGATCCGGTTAGGCGTGACTGGAACCGACACCGGCGTCGGCAAAACCACCGTCAGCCGCGCGCTCCTCGGCCTCATGCGTGCCGACGGACTTCGCGTCGCCGCGATGAAACCGGTCGAGACCGGCGTCGCCGCCGATGACCCGGCATCCGACGCACGCGCGCTCGCGTCGGCTGCCGGCACCGCCGCGCCGATGCGCGATGTGTGTCCCATCGTGCTCGGCGAACCGCTCGCTCCGTGGATGGCCGCACGACGCGCCGGCCGCGCGATCTCGATGGACGTCCTCGACGGCGCGCAGCGCCGCCTTTCGACCGACGCCGATGCGGTGCTCGTCGAGGGCGCCGGCGGCGTCCTCGTTCCGATCACCGAACGCGACACCTATGTCACGCTCTTCCGGCGTTGGGCCCTCGATGCAATCGTCGTCGCGGCCAATCGACTCGGCGCCATCAACCACACGCTGCTCACGGTGTACGCACTACGAGATGCCGCCGTGCCGGTGCTCGGCGTCGTGTTGAATGAAATCGACGGCGCCCCGCCGGATGTTGCACGCGCCACGAACCTCGAATCGCTCCAGGCGTTGCTTCCGGATACGCCGGTGGTGAGCTTCCCTTGGCTCCCCGCGCCGGCCGACCATGCGTCGCTGGCGCGCACCGCCGCGGCAAGCAGACTGCGCGAGCTGATCGCCCGCGCCAGGCTCGGACACTCTGTCGACGAAGGACGTGTGAATCGATGA
- the bioB gene encoding biotin synthase BioB: protein MTYEYEFRDWDALAGQSLAGEIVRREDARAVLAAPDEALLAQLAAAYRVRRHYWQNRVRLHFLLNAQSGLCPEDCHYCSQSAISTAEIAKYPLLAREKILAAAERAASVKAGTFCLVISGRTPGERVFQKVLDAVRAIRSTYDLRVCACLGLLSEEQARRLRDAGVTQVNHNLNTSERFHAEVCSTHTFDDRRLTVEHVRAAGLKTCSGGIVGMGESDDDIIDLALSLRALEVRSVPLNFLIPIAGTPFADRGALDPRRCLRVLCLFRLLLPSQELRIAGGREVHLRSMQVMGLYPANSIFIGDYLTTPGQAARDDLEMIRDAGFVLEAPDGSPLTGDPLEGITETVTA from the coding sequence ATGACGTACGAGTACGAATTCCGCGATTGGGATGCGCTCGCCGGACAGTCGCTGGCCGGCGAAATCGTTAGGCGCGAAGATGCGCGCGCAGTGCTCGCGGCGCCGGACGAAGCGCTGCTCGCGCAGCTCGCCGCTGCCTACCGCGTGCGGCGCCACTATTGGCAGAACCGCGTGCGATTGCACTTCCTGCTCAACGCGCAGAGCGGCCTGTGTCCGGAGGACTGCCACTACTGCTCGCAGTCGGCGATCTCGACGGCGGAAATCGCCAAGTATCCGCTGCTCGCGCGCGAAAAGATCCTCGCCGCGGCCGAGCGCGCGGCAAGCGTCAAGGCCGGCACGTTCTGTCTCGTGATCTCCGGTCGCACGCCCGGCGAGCGGGTCTTTCAGAAAGTGTTGGACGCGGTACGCGCCATCCGCAGCACGTACGACCTGCGCGTCTGCGCGTGTCTCGGATTGCTGAGCGAAGAGCAGGCGCGCCGCCTGCGCGACGCGGGCGTCACGCAGGTCAATCACAATCTGAACACCTCGGAACGGTTCCACGCCGAAGTATGCAGCACGCACACCTTCGACGACCGCCGCCTAACGGTAGAGCACGTGCGGGCCGCCGGGCTCAAGACCTGCTCAGGCGGCATCGTCGGCATGGGCGAGTCCGACGATGACATCATCGACCTCGCGCTTTCCTTGCGCGCGCTCGAGGTGCGCAGCGTCCCGCTCAACTTCCTGATTCCGATTGCAGGCACGCCATTCGCCGATCGCGGCGCGCTCGACCCGCGCCGCTGTCTGCGCGTCTTGTGTCTCTTCCGGCTGCTGCTCCCATCGCAGGAGCTCCGTATTGCCGGCGGACGCGAAGTGCACTTGCGATCGATGCAGGTGATGGGACTCTATCCGGCAAACTCCATCTTCATCGGCGACTACCTGACCACGCCCGGCCAGGCGGCGCGCGACGACCTGGAGATGATTCGCGACGCCGGCTTCGTGCTCGAAGCCCCCGATGGATCGCCGCTCACTGGAGATCCACTCGAGGGCATCACCGAGACGGTGACAGCGTGA
- a CDS encoding copper resistance CopC family protein, which yields MRQSKDTGGRRAAARGVSRAAVARRAAIACASVALCVVGASGFAAFHTHLKRSAPSNGSTLGVPPKALEFWFTEKPELAATSVTLSTAAGAPVPLAPLSLSDGSDTAAVVAAVRGPLAPGPYLIRWRTMARDGHPARGELTFTLSPSR from the coding sequence ATGCGGCAATCGAAGGATACAGGAGGGCGGCGCGCGGCCGCGCGCGGCGTGTCGCGGGCGGCCGTCGCGAGACGCGCAGCGATCGCGTGTGCATCGGTGGCGCTATGCGTCGTGGGCGCGAGCGGATTCGCCGCGTTCCACACCCACCTCAAACGTTCGGCGCCGAGCAACGGGTCCACGTTAGGCGTACCGCCCAAAGCGCTCGAGTTCTGGTTCACCGAGAAACCGGAGCTGGCGGCGACCAGCGTCACGCTCAGCACGGCGGCCGGCGCGCCGGTTCCATTGGCGCCGCTCTCGTTGTCCGATGGCAGCGACACCGCGGCAGTCGTGGCCGCCGTGCGTGGTCCGTTAGCACCGGGGCCTTACCTGATCCGGTGGCGCACGATGGCCCGCGACGGCCATCCGGCACGCGGCGAGCTGACATTCACGCTGTCACCGTCTCGGTGA